In Carassius auratus strain Wakin chromosome 39, ASM336829v1, whole genome shotgun sequence, a genomic segment contains:
- the LOC113057954 gene encoding heparan-sulfate 6-O-sulfotransferase 2-like isoform X2 translates to MDEKSYYSRLLIVLLMVLCFGVIVLQYICPTSDCQLLHLVSLSSRLGSRAPGNRMNGAGAGDPYSSEDGALVRFVPRFNFTSKDLNRAVDFNIKGDDVIVFLHIQKTGGTTFGRHLVRNIQLERPCECHAGQKKCTCYRPGKRDTWLFSRFSTGWSCGLHADWTELTNCVPSFMVSRESQERRRTPRNYYYITILRDPVWRYLSEWRHVQRGATWKASKHMCDSRLPTVSELPSCYTGDDWSGCSLEEFMVCPYNLANNRQTRMLADLSLVGCYNLSVMSESQRWAMLLESAKRNLRNMAFFGLTEYQRKTQYLFEHTFRLSFITPFTQLNGTRAASVEVEPETQRRIRELNQWDVELYEYARDLFLQRFQYARQQERREARQRRLQERRKLRARVKSWWGVTGKAVFKPTKEPPMTEQSPAFLEEKQADAGQTLESETEGQVNWLEDDDSETILDYLENVEQWR, encoded by the exons ATGGATGAAAAATCCTACTACAGCCGGCTCCTCATCGTACTCCTGATGGTCCTGTGTTTCGGCGTAATTGTATTACAGTACATCTGCCCTACGTCCGACTGCCAGTTGCTTCACCTGGTATCATTGTCCTCGAGACTGGGAAGCCGCGCGCCTGGGAATCGCATGAACGGAGCCGGTGCGGGAGATCCGTACAGCTCGGAGGACGGTGCCTTGGTTCGATTCGTGCCTCGTTTTAATTTCACATCCAAAGACCTTAATCGCGCTGTAGACTTCAACATCAAGGGGGACGATGTTATAGTGTTCCTCCACATTCAGAAAACCGGGGGGACCACGTTCGGCCGTCACCTCGTCCGCAACATCCAGCTGGAGAGGCCGTGCGAGTGCCATGCGGGCCAGAAGAAGTGTACCTGCTACCGGCCGGGCAAACGGGACACCTGGCTGTTCTCCCGGTTCTCCACCGGCTGGAGCTGCGGGCTGCACGCGGACTGGACGGAGCTCACCAACTGCGTGCCCTCCTTCATGGTCAGCCGAGAGTCTCAGGAGAGACGCAGGACTCCCAG AAACTACTATTACATCACAATCTTGAGGGATCCGGTGTGGCGGTACCTGAGCGAATGGAGGCATGTTCAGCGTGGTGCCACCTGGAAGGCCTCTAAACACATGTGTGACAGCCGTTTACCCACTGTGTCTGAGCTGCCTAGCTGTTACACTGGTGACGACTGGTCGGGTTGTTCGTTGGAGGAATTCATGGTGTGTCCTTACAACCTGGCCAACAACAGACAGACCCGTATGCTGGCCGACCTCAGCCTGGTGGGCTGCTATAACCTCTCCGTCATGAGTGAGAGCCAGCGGTGGGCCATGCTATTGGAAAGTGCCAAGCGCAACTTGCGTAACATGGCCTTTTTCGGTCTGACTGAATATCAGCGTAAGACGCAGTACCTTTTTGAGCACACGTTCCGCCTGTCCTTCATCACACCATTCACGCAGCTCAACGGCACGCGTGCTGCGAGCGTAGAGGTGGAACCAGAGACCCAGCGCAGGATTCGAGAGCTTAACCAGTGGGACGTGGAGCTGTACGAATACGCACGGGACCTTTTTCTCCAGCGCTTCCAGTACGCCAGGCAGCAGGAGCGCAGGGAGGCCCGGCAGCGACGCCTCCAGGAGAGACGCAAATTACGTGCCAGGGTGAAGTCTTGGTGGGGGGTGACTggaaaagctgtttttaaaccCACCAAGGAGCCCCCAATGACAGAACAATCTCCCGCTTTCTTGGAAGAAAAACAGGCAGATGCTGGACAAACACTGGAGAGCGAGACAGAAGGACAGGTCAACTGGTTAGAGGACGATGACAGTGAAACTATATTGGACTATTTAGAAAACGTAGAGCAGTGGCGGTAG
- the LOC113057954 gene encoding heparan-sulfate 6-O-sulfotransferase 2-like isoform X1 — translation MDEKSYYSRLLIVLLMVLCFGVIVLQYICPTSDCQLLHLVSLSSRLGSRAPGNRMNGAGAGDPYSSEDGALVRFVPRFNFTSKDLNRAVDFNIKGDDVIVFLHIQKTGGTTFGRHLVRNIQLERPCECHAGQKKCTCYRPGKRDTWLFSRFSTGWSCGLHADWTELTNCVPSFMVSRESQERRRTPSRNYYYITILRDPVWRYLSEWRHVQRGATWKASKHMCDSRLPTVSELPSCYTGDDWSGCSLEEFMVCPYNLANNRQTRMLADLSLVGCYNLSVMSESQRWAMLLESAKRNLRNMAFFGLTEYQRKTQYLFEHTFRLSFITPFTQLNGTRAASVEVEPETQRRIRELNQWDVELYEYARDLFLQRFQYARQQERREARQRRLQERRKLRARVKSWWGVTGKAVFKPTKEPPMTEQSPAFLEEKQADAGQTLESETEGQVNWLEDDDSETILDYLENVEQWR, via the exons ATGGATGAAAAATCCTACTACAGCCGGCTCCTCATCGTACTCCTGATGGTCCTGTGTTTCGGCGTAATTGTATTACAGTACATCTGCCCTACGTCCGACTGCCAGTTGCTTCACCTGGTATCATTGTCCTCGAGACTGGGAAGCCGCGCGCCTGGGAATCGCATGAACGGAGCCGGTGCGGGAGATCCGTACAGCTCGGAGGACGGTGCCTTGGTTCGATTCGTGCCTCGTTTTAATTTCACATCCAAAGACCTTAATCGCGCTGTAGACTTCAACATCAAGGGGGACGATGTTATAGTGTTCCTCCACATTCAGAAAACCGGGGGGACCACGTTCGGCCGTCACCTCGTCCGCAACATCCAGCTGGAGAGGCCGTGCGAGTGCCATGCGGGCCAGAAGAAGTGTACCTGCTACCGGCCGGGCAAACGGGACACCTGGCTGTTCTCCCGGTTCTCCACCGGCTGGAGCTGCGGGCTGCACGCGGACTGGACGGAGCTCACCAACTGCGTGCCCTCCTTCATGGTCAGCCGAGAGTCTCAGGAGAGACGCAGGACTCCCAG TAGAAACTACTATTACATCACAATCTTGAGGGATCCGGTGTGGCGGTACCTGAGCGAATGGAGGCATGTTCAGCGTGGTGCCACCTGGAAGGCCTCTAAACACATGTGTGACAGCCGTTTACCCACTGTGTCTGAGCTGCCTAGCTGTTACACTGGTGACGACTGGTCGGGTTGTTCGTTGGAGGAATTCATGGTGTGTCCTTACAACCTGGCCAACAACAGACAGACCCGTATGCTGGCCGACCTCAGCCTGGTGGGCTGCTATAACCTCTCCGTCATGAGTGAGAGCCAGCGGTGGGCCATGCTATTGGAAAGTGCCAAGCGCAACTTGCGTAACATGGCCTTTTTCGGTCTGACTGAATATCAGCGTAAGACGCAGTACCTTTTTGAGCACACGTTCCGCCTGTCCTTCATCACACCATTCACGCAGCTCAACGGCACGCGTGCTGCGAGCGTAGAGGTGGAACCAGAGACCCAGCGCAGGATTCGAGAGCTTAACCAGTGGGACGTGGAGCTGTACGAATACGCACGGGACCTTTTTCTCCAGCGCTTCCAGTACGCCAGGCAGCAGGAGCGCAGGGAGGCCCGGCAGCGACGCCTCCAGGAGAGACGCAAATTACGTGCCAGGGTGAAGTCTTGGTGGGGGGTGACTggaaaagctgtttttaaaccCACCAAGGAGCCCCCAATGACAGAACAATCTCCCGCTTTCTTGGAAGAAAAACAGGCAGATGCTGGACAAACACTGGAGAGCGAGACAGAAGGACAGGTCAACTGGTTAGAGGACGATGACAGTGAAACTATATTGGACTATTTAGAAAACGTAGAGCAGTGGCGGTAG